A part of Macrobrachium nipponense isolate FS-2020 chromosome 26, ASM1510439v2, whole genome shotgun sequence genomic DNA contains:
- the LOC135200198 gene encoding rhodopsin-like → MGYWEDPSNMGGSSFESTNPFGNYTVVDRVPRELLSYVDDHWYQYPPMNPLWYSLVGVWMFVMGTLAVSGNFVVIWVFMCTKSLRTPSNLYVVSLAFSDFFMMACMCPPILVNCYYQMWSFSSLFCQIYAAIGSICGTASIWAMVLITFDRYNVIVKGIGGTPLTTNRALLNILFIWIQTLFWCILPFFGYCRYVPEGNMTACGTDYLTDDLWYHLYLWLYTIDCYLLPLFMIIYCYAFILKAVATHEKQMRDQAKKMGVKSLRNDPEAKKTSNECRLAKVALTTVSLWFIAWTPYCIINVAGMHYKSIVTPLFSIWGSVFAKANSVYNPIVYAISHPKYRAAMEKKLPCLSCTTERDEDSSAVSETTSANEKC, encoded by the coding sequence ATGGGTTACTGGGAAGATCCATCCAACATGGGTGGGAGCAGCTTTGAATCAACGAACCCATTCGGTAACTATACCGTAGTCGACAGGGTTCCTCGAGAGCTCTTGAGTTATGTTGATGACCACTGGTACCAATATCCTCCCATGAACCCTCTTTGGTATAGTTTGGTTGGCGTATGGATGTTCGTCATGGGTACTCTCGCAGTATCTGGCAACTTCGTCGTCATCTGGGTCTTCATGTGCACCAAGTCTCTGAGAACACCTTCAAATTTGTATGTAGTGAGCCTGGCATTCTCTGACTTTTTCATGATGGCATGCATGTGTCCACCAATTTTGGTAAACTGTTACTACCAGATGTGGTCATTCAGTAGTCTCTTCTGCCAAATCTACGCTGCTATAGGTTCCATTTGTGGAACTGCCTCCATCTGGGCCATGGTACTTATTACTTTTGATCGATACAACGTTATTGTGAAAGGCATTGGAGGAACACCTTTGACTACCAATCGAGCTTTGTTGAACATTCTTTTCATCTGGATTCAGACTCTTTTCTGGTGCATTCTTCCATTCTTCGGATACTGCAGATATGTTCCTGAAGGTAACATGACAGCCTGTGGTACAGACTACCTCACTGATGATCTTTGGTACCACCTTTACCTCTGGCTCTACACTATCGATTGTTACCTCCTCCCTCTGTTCATGATCATTTACTGCTATGCATTCATTCTGAAGGCTGTTGCCACTCACGAGAAACAGATGCGTGATCAGGCTAAGAAGATGGGAGTCAAGTCACTGAGAAATGACCCAGAGGCCAAAAAGACATCCAACGAATGCCGCCTTGCTAAGGTTGCCCTCACAACAGTCTCCCTTTGGTTCATTGCATGGACCCCCTATTGCATTATCAACGTTGCTGGCATGCACTACAAGTCTATCGTTACTCCTCTCTTCTCCATCTGGGGTTCTGTGTTCGCCAAGGCCAATTCTGTCTACAACCCTATTGTTTATGCCATCAGCCATCCCAAGTACCGCGCTGCTATGGAGAAGAAACTGCCATGCCTATCTTGTACAACCGAGAGGGATGAGGATTCCTCGGCCGTTTCTGAGActacttcagccaatgaaaagtgCTAA
- the LOC135200199 gene encoding rhodopsin-like has translation MGYWDDPSNFVGNGVESTNPYGNYTVVDRVPRELLSYVDAHWYQYPPMNPLWYSLVGVWMFVMGTLGVSGNFVVIWVFMNTKSLRTPSNLYVVSLAISDFFMMACMCPPILINCYNQMWSFSSLFCQVYAAIGSTCGTASIWAMVLITNDRYNVIVKGIGGTPLTTNRALLNLLFIWAQTIFWCVLPFFGYCRYVPEGNMTACGTDYLTDDLWYHIYLWLYTIDCFLLPLFMIIYWYAFILKAVATHEKQMRDQAKKMGVKSLRNDPEAKKTSNECRLAKVALTTVSLWFIAWTPYCIINIAGMHYKSIVTPLFSIWGSVFAKANAVYNPIVYAISHPKYRAAMEKKLPCLSCTTERDEDSSAASETTSTNEKC, from the coding sequence ATGGGTTACTGGGACGATCCATCCAACTTTGTTGGAAATGGCGTTGAATCTACGAATCCATACGGTAACTATACCGTTGTCGACAGGGTTCCTCGAGAGCTCTTGAGTTATGTTGATGCCCACTGGTATCAGTATCCTCCCATGAACCCTCTTTGGTATAGTTTGGTTGGCGTATGGATGTTCGTCATGGGTACTCTTGGAGTCTCTGGTAACTTCGTCGTCATCTGGGTCTTCATGAACACCAAATCTCTTAGAACACCTTCAAATTTGTATGTAGTGAGCCTGGCAATCTCTGACTTTTTCATGATGGCATGCATGTGTCCACCAATTTTGATAAACTGTTACAACCAGATGTGGTCATTCAGTAGTCTCTTCTGCCAAGTCTACGCTGCTATAGGTTCCACTTGTGGAACTGCCTCCATCTGGGCCATGGTACTTATTACTAACGATCGTTACAACGTTATTGTGAAAGGAATTGGAGGAACACCTTTGACTACCAATCGAGCTTTGTTGAACCTTCTTTTCATCTGGGCTCAGACTATTTTCTGGTGCGTTCTTCCATTCTTCGGATACTGCAGATATGTTCCTGAAGGTAACATGACTGCTTGTGGTACAGACTACCTCACTGATGATCTTTGGTACCACATTTACCTCTGGCTCTACACAATCGATTGTTTCCTCCTCCCTCTGTTCATGATCATTTACTGGTATGCATTCATTCTGAAGGCTGTTGCCACTCACGAGAAACAGATGCGTGATCAGGCCAAGAAGATGGGAGTCAAGTCACTGAGAAATGACCCAGAGGCCAAAAAGACATCCAACGAATGTCGCCTTGCTAAGGTTGCTCTCACAACAGTCTCCCTTTGGTTCATTGCGTGGACCCCCTATTGCATTATCAATATTGCTGGCATGCATTACAAGTCTATTGTTACTCCTCTCTTCTCCATCTGGGGTTCTGTGTTCGCCAAGGCCAATGCTGTCTACAACCCTATTGTTTACGCCATCAGCCATCCCAAGTACCGCGCTGCTATGGAGAAGAAACTACCCTGCCTTTCTTGTACAACTGAAAGGGATGAGGATTCCTCAGCTGCTTCTGAGACCACTTCAACCAATGAAAAGTGCTAA
- the LOC135200200 gene encoding rhodopsin-like, which produces MGYWDDPSNLVGNGVESTNPYGNYTVVDRVPRELLSYVDAHWYQYPPMNPLWYSLVGVWMFVMGTLGVSGNFVVIWVFMNTKSLRTPSNLYVVSLAISDFFMMACMCPPILINCYNQMWSFSSLFCQVYAAIGSTCGTASIWAMVLITNDRYNVIVKGIGGTPLTTNRALLNLLFIWAQTIFWCVLPFFGYCRYVPEGNMTACGTDYLTDDLWYHIYLWLYTIDCFLLPLFMIIYWYAFILKAVATHEKQMRDQAKKMGVKSLRNDPEAKKTSNECRLAKVALTTVSLWFIAWTPYCIINIAGMHYKSIVTPLFSIWGSVFAKANAVYNPIVYAISHPKYRAAMEKKLPCLSCTTERDEDSSAPSETTSTNEKC; this is translated from the coding sequence ATGGGTTACTGGGACGATCCATCCAACTTGGTTGGAAATGGTGTTGAATCTACGAATCCATACGGTAACTATACCGTTGTCGACAGGGTTCCTCGAGAGCTCTTGAGTTATGTTGATGCCCACTGGTATCAGTATCCTCCCATGAACCCTCTTTGGTATAGTTTGGTTGGCGTATGGATGTTCGTCATGGGTACTCTTGGAGTCTCTGGTAACTTCGTCGTCATCTGGGTCTTCATGAACACCAAATCTCTAAGAACACCTTCGAATTTGTATGTAGTGAGCCTGGCAATCTCTGACTTTTTCATGATGGCATGCATGTGTCCACCAATTTTGATAAACTGTTACAACCAGATGTGGTCATTCAGTAGTCTCTTCTGCCAAGTCTACGCTGCTATAGGTTCCACTTGTGGAACTGCCTCCATCTGGGCCATGGTACTTATTACTAACGATCGTTACAACGTTATTGTGAAAGGAATTGGAGGAACACCTTTGACTACCAATCGAGCTTTGTTGAACCTTCTTTTCATCTGGGCTCAGACTATTTTCTGGTGCGTTCTTCCATTCTTCGGATACTGCAGATATGTTCCTGAAGGTAACATGACTGCTTGTGGTACAGACTACCTCACTGATGATCTTTGGTACCACATTTACCTCTGGCTCTACACAATCGATTGTTTCCTCCTCCCTCTGTTCATGATCATTTACTGGTATGCATTCATTCTGAAGGCTGTTGCCACTCACGAGAAACAGATGCGTGATCAGGCCAAGAAGATGGGAGTCAAGTCACTGAGAAATGACCCAGAGGCCAAAAAGACATCCAACGAATGTCGCCTTGCTAAGGTTGCTCTCACAACAGTCTCCCTTTGGTTCATTGCGTGGACCCCCTATTGCATTATCAATATTGCTGGCATGCATTACAAGTCTATTGTTACTCCTCTCTTCTCCATCTGGGGTTCTGTGTTCGCCAAGGCCAATGCTGTCTACAACCCTATTGTTTACGCCATCAGCCATCCCAAGTACCGCGCTGCTATGGAGAAGAAACTACCCTGCCTTTCTTGTACAACCGAAAGGGATGAGGATTCCTCAGCTCCTTCTGAGACCACTTCAACCAATGAAAAGTGCTAA